AATTTTATAATCAATGGAGATTATTTTGTCATTTAATCTGTTTTCCTATTCTCCACAGTGGATGTTACTCTGGATGTGGACACAGCTCACCCTAAGCTGAAGATAAATGGGAAATCACTACAGTGGATAGATGAATCACCACAGAGAAACATTGACATTGAGAACTGTTTTGATGAAGAGCCTTTTGTGTTGGGCAATATGGGCCGTGCATGGAAGAGTTACTGGGAGGTGAATGTGAAGAAGGATGACTGGGTGCTTGGCGTTGCCAAGGCAACGGCTCACAGGAAGGGGCCGCTGGTTTTCAGACCAACAGGTGGCTTCTGGGTAATCAGACTTTCCAATGGGCAATGTCTTAAAGCAATGGAGGATGAAGAACACGTTCTTGACAAAGGTATTCCAGATAAAGT
This DNA window, taken from Oncorhynchus tshawytscha isolate Ot180627B linkage group LG10, Otsh_v2.0, whole genome shotgun sequence, encodes the following:
- the LOC112246482 gene encoding butyrophilin subfamily 1 member A1-like isoform X3, yielding MPIIRDSTKDKNASARSRKITAEFDINQARSHEVDVTLDVDTAHPKLKINGKSLQWIDESPQRNIDIENCFDEEPFVLGNMGRAWKSYWEVNVKKDDWVLGVAKATAHRKGPLVFRPTGGFWVIRLSNGQCLKAMEDEEHVLDKGIPDKVGIYLDYQEKKVTFFNADDGSLIYSFINGPSYQDDVLPLFSPWNNDAKPITILSITAT
- the LOC112246482 gene encoding butyrophilin subfamily 1 member A1-like isoform X1; its protein translation is MGCCGSKTEDQMPIIRDSTKDKNASARSRKITAEFDINQARSHEVDVTLDVDTAHPKLKINGKSLQWIDESPQRNIDIENCFDEEPFVLGNMGRAWKSYWEVNVKKDDWVLGVAKATAHRKGPLVFRPTGGFWVIRLSNGQCLKAMEDEEHVLDKGIPDKVGIYLDYQEKKVTFFNADDGSLIYSFINGPSYQDDVLPLFSPWNNDAKPITILSITAT
- the LOC112246482 gene encoding butyrophilin subfamily 1 member A1-like isoform X2 — protein: MGCCGSKTEDQNASARSRKITAEFDINQARSHEVDVTLDVDTAHPKLKINGKSLQWIDESPQRNIDIENCFDEEPFVLGNMGRAWKSYWEVNVKKDDWVLGVAKATAHRKGPLVFRPTGGFWVIRLSNGQCLKAMEDEEHVLDKGIPDKVGIYLDYQEKKVTFFNADDGSLIYSFINGPSYQDDVLPLFSPWNNDAKPITILSITAT